The following is a genomic window from Hydrogenobaculum sp. Y04AAS1.
TTATAAAACACTTGACAAACTGCAAAAAAGTTAATATAATTTTTTATAGAAAAACTTAGAAGGAGGCATGAAGCATGAAGCTAAAACCGATTTACGACAAGATTGTTGTGAAGCGCATGGAAGAAAAGGAACAAAAAACACCATCTGGTATCATTATACCAGATACGGCCAAAGAAAAACCTCAAGTAGGTGAGGTAATAGCAGTAGGTAATGGGAAAGTTCTAAACAACGGTGAAATAAGACCGTTGGCCGTAAATGTAGGTGATAAAGTGCTTTTCAACAAATACGCCGGCACAGAAGTAGAATTGGACGGCGAAAAATATCTTGTAATGGCCGAAGACGAAGTATTAGCTATCATTGAATAATTTAAAAAAAATTTATAGGAGGTAAGTGAAGTATGGCAGCAAAACATGTTATCTATGGAGAAGAAGCAAGGGCAAAATTAAAAGCAGGCGTTGACAAGTTGGCTAATGCCGTTAAAGTCACCCTTGGACCAAAGGGTAGAGAAGTCATCATAGAAAAGAAATGGGGGGTACCAGTAGTTACAAAAGATGGTGTTACTGTAGCTAAAGAAATAGAACTAAAAGACCAATTTGAAAACATAGGAGCCCAACTTGTAAAAGAAGTAGCTTCAAAAACTGCTGATGTAGCAGGTGATGGTACCACTACAGCTACAGTTTTAGCTCAAGCTATATTCACAGAAGGCCTAAAAGCAATAGCTTCTGGTGCAAATCCAATGGATTTAAAAAGAGGTATAGACGAAGCTGTAGCACTTGTCATAGAAGAAGTCAAGAAAGCCTCTATACCTGTTACCAGCAATAAAGAAATAGAACAAGTAGCCACAATATCCGCTAACAACGATCCTGTAATAGGAAAATTGTTGGCTGAAGCTATGGAAAAGGTAGGAAAAGATGGTGTAATAACTGTAGAAGAATCAAAATCCTCTGAAACCACACTTGAAACAGTACAAGGTATGCAATTTGATAGGGGATATCTCTCACCATACTTTATAACCGATGCAGATAAAATGCAAGCAGTATTGGAAAACCCATACATACTAATATTTGAGAAAAAGATAAGCAACATAAAAGAACTTCTACCTGTATTAGAAAACGTAGTAAGAGTCGGTAGATCTTTAGTAATAATAGCTGAAGACGTAGAGGCTGAAGCACTTGCTACTTTAGTAGTAAACACTCTAAAAGGAGTAATAAGGGCGGTAGCTGTAAAAGCACCTGGATTTGGTCAAAGGAGAAAAGACTACTTAGAAGATATAGCTATATTAACTGGTGGTCAAGCTATCACTGAAGATCTCGGTATAAAGTTAGAATCTGTAACTCTTGATATGCTTGGACAAGCCGAAAAAGTGATAGTGGATAAGGAAAATACCACTATAGTAGGTGGAAAGGGCGACAAGAAAAAAGTAGAAGCACGTATAGAGCAAATAAAGAAGCAAATAAAAGAAACCACCTCAGACTACGATAGGGAAAAGCTTCAAGAAAGACTTGCTAAGCTTTCTGGTGGCGTAGCAATTATAAGAGTTGGAGCGGCTACAGAGTCTGAGCTAAAAGAAAAGAAGGCTAGAGTAGAAGATGCGGTACATGCCACAAAAGCTGCTGCTGAAGAAGGTATAGTAGCTGGTGGTGGTACAGCTTTAGCAAAAGCTTCAAGAGTATTAGAAAACTATACAAGCGCCAACAAAGACAGAGAGCTTGGAGTGAAAATTGTGTACAACGCCTGCAAGTATCCTCTAAAACAAATAGCTTATAACGCCGGTTACGAGGGTTCTTTGGTGCTTGAAAAAGTATATGAAGATCAAGACAAGAACTATGGTTTTGACGCCGCCAACGGAGAGTACAAAGATATGGTAAAAGCAGGTATAATAGATCCAACCAAAGTGGTAAGAACCGCTTTACAAAATGCAGCATCTGCAGCCGGAACAATGCTAACCGCTGAAGCTCTTATAGCAGAACTCCCTGAAAAGAAGGAAAAGACACCAACCCCAACAGATATGCCACCAGATTTTGATTAATAAATCTTTAAGGCCTCCCCATTTTGGTGGGGCCTTTATAATCACATATATAAAATTTTTTAAATTTAGAATATTTGATATTACCTTTTCTAAATTTGTAAATATCTTTTAAAAACACCAAAAACCTTGACTCAGAATCTGTATACACATAACCTTCCCATAAAGGTTTTTTACATGGGGTTTCCGTTATTAAAATACCTGGTTTTGAATTTTTAGTAAATTTTTTAATCGTAGCATCAGCATAAAACGGTAGCTGATGGATGAAATACCCTTCATAATAAACCGGTTTATTATCTTTATAAAGCCTTATAACATCGCCCATTTCTTTATATGGTCTATAAGGTTCTATAGATGATAAAACAAAAATAATTAAAACATAGTATATCAAAAGCCCAATACAAAATAGTATCCAAAACATGTATCTAAAGTATTTTTTAGTCATGGCGTTTATACCCACTATAAAACCCATCGCTGGATAAGCTGGTATAAGATATGTTGGAATCTTCATCTTTATCAAGGAAAACACGATAAAAAGTGAAAAAAACCATACACTTGCAAGTTTTATAGTTTTTAGGCTTTTAAGATTAAGAAAAAACAAATAAAGTATAATAGAAAAAGGGGCAAAAGACACTATCGTATCTTTTAAGTAAAAATACCAAGGGTCAGATTCTAAACCGTTTATTCTCTTTATGTTTTCTACATAAAATTTGTGTATAAGAAGCTCTTTGTAAGGTGAATTTAAGACTTCTATATACCAAAGCCCACCTATAAAAAGAGCTATAACAAACGCCATATATAGCTTATAATCTTTTAAAAGCTTAGGATTTTCAAACACAATATACCAAAAGCCCACAAAACCCACTATCAGAACCCCCACAGGACCTTTGGTAAGCATAGCCAAAGAAGACATAACGATACTCACGATAAGATATATAAGCTTTTGGCTTTTAAGATAAAAATAAAGAAAATATATAGAGCTACTTATGAAAAAGCAAAACAGTACTTCGGGAGAAGCGTACCTTGTGTTTGATACAAACTCAAGAGCCGTACCTGTGGCAATAGCGCCGTATAACCCAAGGTTTTTTGTGATTTTTTCACCAAAGTAATAAGTAAATAAAACACAAAAAGCCCCGGCAAGGGCGGAGGGTAATCTCAGAGAAAAGCTTGAAACCCCAAACATTTTAAAAGATAACGCTATAAGCCAGTATAAAAGGGGTGGTTTGGCAAGCCTTATATGGTCGTTGTAGATGGGAACTAGATAATTGCCAGTTTTCAACATGTTTAAAGCAGCATCTGCATAAAAAGACTCGTTGGGAGCAAACACTTGATTTGTGCCCAGGTTTACAAAATAAAGTGCTATTACTAAAAAAAGCAAAAGATAATGCCTACGCGATGTCAAATAATCCATCGTTGCTAGGACTAAACAATCTCCTATAAAGCTTAAGCGCAAAGTTATCGGTCATTCCAGCTATGTAATCACAGGCAAGGCGAAAGCGCATTTTTTCATCATGATCACAGTTATTTATATCCCACATATATTTAAAATCATCTGGATAATATTTCTTAGCATCTTTTTGGGATAAAAGTCCGAAAAGCTCTTTAATAACAAAACTCAATTTATGTCTTAGCTGTTCTAGTCTGTAATCGTTTATAAAAAGCTCTTTGCTTATATTTTTCAATATAACAACTTCCCACTTCGCCTCTTCATCTACTTTAAGCTTATAGTCATATCTTTGAGTATTAGGTCTTCTTTTGTCGTTTTGTTCTATCTTTGTAGCATTTATAAACTTATGTATTCTAAAGGATGTAAAAGACTTTAAAAGTTTTTTTCTTTCAAAAGCCCCAGCTTTTTGGATTTTATAAAGCTCTTCTTGAAAGTCTTCCAACGTTTTTTCTGCAAAACTTTTGTCTATATTTGACGCTTTTGCATCTTCTAAAATCTTTTGTCCTATTTTGTCAATAACTATAGAGTTTATTAAAGAAAGCCTTACTCCATCTTCTATATCGTGTACCGAATACGCTATATCATCTGCCCAATCCATAATTTGGGTCTCTATAGGGACTTGAGCATCTTGATAATAAGGGTCTATAAATTCTAACTCCATTTCATTTTCTTTATACAAGCCTTTTTTATTTTCCTTTGTTAAAAAGCCTTTATACTTTATTACACCATCTAAAACTGCCCTTGTTAAATTCAACCCATAGCTTTTGTCGTCTTTTAAGGTTTTTATCTCAAGATAAGTAAGTATCCTTATATTTTGAGCGTTTGATTCAAACAAACCATGCTCTTTCATCAACTCTCTCAAAGTCTGTTCACCAGAATGGCCCAGCGGTGGATGACCTATGTCGTGTGCCAAAGATATCGCTTCTACAATAGTACTATCAATACCATGTTTTATTGCCATGCCTTTTGATATCTGGGCTACTTCAAGACTATGCGTCAATCTTGTCCTATAAAAATCAAGATAGCCAGGGCTCATTATTTGAGTTTTTCCTTGGAGTCTTCTAAAAGCTGAAGAATGTATAATTCTTGCTCTATCCCGCTCAAAATCGCTTCTTACATCAGTATCTTTCTTTTTCTGTATAAACTCATCTTCTTTCAAAATCCTTTCTTTATCAAAATCGTTATAGCCAATCATAGATATTATATATCTTAACATATTAAATATATATAAATTGTGTATAATCTTATCTATGAGCATAGAAGATATAGCTTTTGATGAAAAAGGTCTTATACCAGTAATAGCGCAAGACGCTTTTAGTGGCGAGATAAGAATGTTAGCTTACGCAAACAAAGAAGCTATCAAAAAAACGATAGAGACAGGCTACGCACATTACTTTTCTCGTTCAAGAAATAGCATATGGAAAAAGGGAGAGACTTCCGGAGAACTCCAAGAGGTGCTTGAGATAAGGCTTGATTGCGATAACGACACACTTATATATATGATAAAACAACACAAAGATATCGCTTGCCATACAGGTAATAGAAATTGCTTTTTTAAGGCTTTTGATAAAGAAAAACCTTCTTTGATGCCCTTTGAGATATTGCCATTTCTAGAAAGACTTATAAAAGATAGAATATCAAATCCAGTAGAAAGCTCATACACTTCTAAGCTTATAAAAGAAGGACTTGATAGAATAGTGCAAAAAGTAGGCGAAGAGGCTATAGAGAGCGTTATAGCTTTTAAAAACCAAGATAAAAAAGAGATTGCTTATGAATTGGCAGACTTAATTTATCATATTTTGGTGGGTATAAAATACTCCAATATGTCCTTTGAGGATGTAGAATTTGAACTTATAAGAAGACATAAATCATAGCAACTAAGCTATCTTAACCTTAGATTAAGATTATCAATTTTAAGGAGGCTTTTATGGAAGCAACTACTTTAGTTTTTACAGTTTCAGAATTGGCTTCTCAGGAAATAGCTAAAATAGCAGCTGAGAACAACATTGAAAATCCTATGCTTAGAA
Proteins encoded in this region:
- the hisIE gene encoding bifunctional phosphoribosyl-AMP cyclohydrolase/phosphoribosyl-ATP diphosphatase HisIE; translated protein: MSIEDIAFDEKGLIPVIAQDAFSGEIRMLAYANKEAIKKTIETGYAHYFSRSRNSIWKKGETSGELQEVLEIRLDCDNDTLIYMIKQHKDIACHTGNRNCFFKAFDKEKPSLMPFEILPFLERLIKDRISNPVESSYTSKLIKEGLDRIVQKVGEEAIESVIAFKNQDKKEIAYELADLIYHILVGIKYSNMSFEDVEFELIRRHKS
- the groL gene encoding chaperonin GroEL (60 kDa chaperone family; promotes refolding of misfolded polypeptides especially under stressful conditions; forms two stacked rings of heptamers to form a barrel-shaped 14mer; ends can be capped by GroES; misfolded proteins enter the barrel where they are refolded when GroES binds); translation: MAAKHVIYGEEARAKLKAGVDKLANAVKVTLGPKGREVIIEKKWGVPVVTKDGVTVAKEIELKDQFENIGAQLVKEVASKTADVAGDGTTTATVLAQAIFTEGLKAIASGANPMDLKRGIDEAVALVIEEVKKASIPVTSNKEIEQVATISANNDPVIGKLLAEAMEKVGKDGVITVEESKSSETTLETVQGMQFDRGYLSPYFITDADKMQAVLENPYILIFEKKISNIKELLPVLENVVRVGRSLVIIAEDVEAEALATLVVNTLKGVIRAVAVKAPGFGQRRKDYLEDIAILTGGQAITEDLGIKLESVTLDMLGQAEKVIVDKENTTIVGGKGDKKKVEARIEQIKKQIKETTSDYDREKLQERLAKLSGGVAIIRVGAATESELKEKKARVEDAVHATKAAAEEGIVAGGGTALAKASRVLENYTSANKDRELGVKIVYNACKYPLKQIAYNAGYEGSLVLEKVYEDQDKNYGFDAANGEYKDMVKAGIIDPTKVVRTALQNAASAAGTMLTAEALIAELPEKKEKTPTPTDMPPDFD
- the dgt gene encoding dGTP triphosphohydrolase is translated as MIGYNDFDKERILKEDEFIQKKKDTDVRSDFERDRARIIHSSAFRRLQGKTQIMSPGYLDFYRTRLTHSLEVAQISKGMAIKHGIDSTIVEAISLAHDIGHPPLGHSGEQTLRELMKEHGLFESNAQNIRILTYLEIKTLKDDKSYGLNLTRAVLDGVIKYKGFLTKENKKGLYKENEMELEFIDPYYQDAQVPIETQIMDWADDIAYSVHDIEDGVRLSLINSIVIDKIGQKILEDAKASNIDKSFAEKTLEDFQEELYKIQKAGAFERKKLLKSFTSFRIHKFINATKIEQNDKRRPNTQRYDYKLKVDEEAKWEVVILKNISKELFINDYRLEQLRHKLSFVIKELFGLLSQKDAKKYYPDDFKYMWDINNCDHDEKMRFRLACDYIAGMTDNFALKLYRRLFSPSNDGLFDIA
- a CDS encoding glycosyltransferase family 39 protein; the encoded protein is MLFLVIALYFVNLGTNQVFAPNESFYADAALNMLKTGNYLVPIYNDHIRLAKPPLLYWLIALSFKMFGVSSFSLRLPSALAGAFCVLFTYYFGEKITKNLGLYGAIATGTALEFVSNTRYASPEVLFCFFISSSIYFLYFYLKSQKLIYLIVSIVMSSLAMLTKGPVGVLIVGFVGFWYIVFENPKLLKDYKLYMAFVIALFIGGLWYIEVLNSPYKELLIHKFYVENIKRINGLESDPWYFYLKDTIVSFAPFSIILYLFFLNLKSLKTIKLASVWFFSLFIVFSLIKMKIPTYLIPAYPAMGFIVGINAMTKKYFRYMFWILFCIGLLIYYVLIIFVLSSIEPYRPYKEMGDVIRLYKDNKPVYYEGYFIHQLPFYADATIKKFTKNSKPGILITETPCKKPLWEGYVYTDSESRFLVFLKDIYKFRKGNIKYSKFKKFYICDYKGPTKMGRP
- the groES gene encoding co-chaperone GroES, whose translation is MKLKPIYDKIVVKRMEEKEQKTPSGIIIPDTAKEKPQVGEVIAVGNGKVLNNGEIRPLAVNVGDKVLFNKYAGTEVELDGEKYLVMAEDEVLAIIE